From Companilactobacillus heilongjiangensis, one genomic window encodes:
- a CDS encoding alpha-galactosidase — MPIEFNQKSGIINIHNQKISYIIQILNNEFPVHRYFGHYLSEYSAAHRLSSGNHAFSADISKEFPYSVTSIPLEYSTIGSGDYRIPSYLVKNEYNQLIPILKYAGYTITDKPINCDSLPTTVSKEEPVSTLTLHLIDPQTKLKIDLNYTIFENSDLILRSTTFKNSGTSVLSLEAANSAQLDLSSDKYKVLTLNGTHAHEANPSLEPLHSGIQMFHTFRGTSGPQQQPFAALVNPNTTEFSGEAIGLALVWSGNFETAIEVDQYKKTRLHIGLEPTTFNWQLKPNTSFQTPEAVMTWSDKGLNGMSQSFHQFGKQLIPKSTNDTDSVINTWESMKFDVSETKVSQFIKDAHLLGLKTIVVDDGWFINRNSEHGQLGCWVPDQNKFPNGLTPLVNQAHNLGMQFGLWIEPEMVTENSPLYKEHPEWVLNYRGRTQITARHQLVLDLSQDVVRKHLVQAMTNLVKENKLDYLKWDMNRHLTQVGNSWLPNIQQDELYYRYVIGLYEIMRDLKQNCPNLIIENCSAGGGRLDFGMSSYTNQTWISDLTDPIDRSKIENGFSYLFPQSIFSNHASVSPNQQNGRITSLKVRLQSASIGQMGLELDINDLIESEKETVKQQFKQYQSYWPADFKDANFYRLNDILFSDKITWLLVTPDKKHALLFYSNELASAVKVSQELPLHYLDDQMQYELSTGEHFLGQELNTVGITIQPPVKDFETNVIFIKQI; from the coding sequence ATGCCGATAGAATTCAATCAAAAAAGTGGAATCATCAATATTCATAATCAAAAAATCAGTTATATTATTCAAATATTGAATAATGAATTTCCAGTACATCGATATTTTGGTCACTACCTCAGTGAATATAGTGCAGCCCATCGATTGTCTAGTGGTAATCATGCTTTTTCCGCCGATATTTCGAAAGAATTTCCTTATTCGGTTACTTCTATTCCCTTAGAATATTCAACTATTGGTAGTGGTGACTATCGGATTCCTAGTTACCTTGTTAAAAATGAGTACAATCAATTAATACCAATCTTAAAATATGCTGGTTACACGATCACAGACAAACCTATCAATTGTGATTCACTACCAACCACCGTATCTAAAGAAGAACCCGTATCAACACTTACCCTTCATTTAATAGACCCGCAGACTAAATTAAAGATAGATTTAAACTACACCATCTTTGAAAATTCAGATTTGATATTGAGAAGTACCACTTTTAAAAATAGTGGTACTTCTGTTTTATCTCTCGAAGCAGCTAACAGTGCTCAGTTGGATCTCTCAAGTGACAAATATAAGGTTTTAACATTAAATGGAACTCATGCCCATGAAGCTAATCCTTCGCTGGAACCTCTACACTCTGGAATTCAAATGTTCCATACTTTCCGTGGAACTAGTGGTCCGCAACAGCAACCATTTGCTGCTTTGGTCAATCCCAATACTACCGAATTTTCTGGCGAAGCCATTGGACTTGCTTTAGTTTGGAGCGGTAACTTTGAAACTGCAATTGAAGTTGATCAGTATAAAAAAACTAGATTGCATATTGGACTTGAACCAACAACATTTAATTGGCAACTAAAGCCTAATACAAGTTTTCAAACTCCTGAGGCCGTTATGACTTGGTCTGATAAAGGTCTCAATGGAATGTCACAGTCATTCCATCAATTTGGAAAGCAATTAATCCCTAAATCAACTAACGACACAGACTCAGTTATTAATACTTGGGAATCGATGAAATTTGATGTCTCAGAAACAAAAGTAAGTCAATTTATTAAAGATGCTCACCTTCTCGGCCTTAAAACAATCGTGGTGGATGACGGTTGGTTCATTAATCGCAATAGTGAACACGGACAACTCGGTTGTTGGGTTCCAGACCAAAACAAATTTCCAAATGGTCTAACTCCATTAGTCAATCAAGCACATAACTTAGGTATGCAATTCGGGTTATGGATTGAACCTGAAATGGTCACTGAAAATAGCCCGTTGTATAAAGAACATCCTGAATGGGTCTTAAACTATCGCGGACGTACTCAAATCACTGCTAGACATCAATTAGTCTTGGATCTCTCACAAGATGTGGTTCGTAAACATCTAGTACAAGCTATGACTAATTTGGTTAAAGAGAATAAATTAGACTATCTAAAATGGGATATGAATCGACACTTAACTCAAGTTGGTAACTCATGGTTACCGAATATTCAGCAAGATGAACTTTACTATCGATATGTAATTGGACTATATGAAATCATGAGAGATTTGAAACAAAACTGTCCCAACCTAATTATTGAAAATTGTTCTGCTGGTGGCGGTCGACTCGATTTCGGCATGTCGTCATATACGAATCAAACATGGATCAGTGATTTAACTGACCCAATCGACCGTTCAAAAATCGAAAATGGCTTTAGCTATCTCTTTCCACAGAGTATTTTCAGTAACCATGCTTCAGTCTCCCCCAATCAACAAAACGGACGTATAACCAGTTTAAAAGTTCGTTTACAATCCGCTAGCATTGGACAAATGGGCTTAGAACTTGATATCAATGATTTGATTGAGTCGGAGAAAGAAACTGTTAAACAGCAGTTCAAGCAATATCAAAGTTACTGGCCAGCAGATTTTAAAGATGCCAATTTTTATCGATTAAATGATATATTATTTTCTGATAAAATAACTTGGCTACTAGTCACTCCAGACAAAAAACATGCGCTCCTATTCTATTCCAATGAACTTGCTTCAGCGGTCAAAGTGTCTCAAGAATTGCCACTACATTATCTTGATGACCAAATGCAGTATGAATTAAGCACTGGTGAACATTTCTTAGGTCAAGAACTTAACACTGTTGGAATTACAATCCAACCACCTGTTAAAGATTTTGAGACCAACGTTATTTTTATAAAACAAATTTAA
- a CDS encoding galactokinase translates to MDTNEILQGFKKIYDKPAERLFFSPGRINLIGEHTDYNGGNVFPCAISLGTYAAYEERIDQAVKLYSDNIPETGVVTFFLDRLEYDKKHNWANYPKGMIYLLMKAGYNIDHGFNIYFKGNLPDGAGLSSSASIELLMGNILNDVFHLGIDQLDLVKMGQKNENEYIGVNSGIMDEFAVGMGKKDQAILLDTNTMEYHYAPVELGDHAIVIMNTNKHRALADSKYNERRSQCEQALALLQKKLDIKSLGELSIDEFDRNSYLINDDILIRRARHAVFENQRTLKAIKYLKENNLVEFGKLVNASHVSLHYDYEVTGVELDTLVEAAWQQPGVLGARMVGAGFGGCAIAFVEKDQIDNFKQNVGQIYQDKIGYAADFYIAEISDGPSEIKISEVEK, encoded by the coding sequence ATGGATACTAACGAAATTTTGCAAGGCTTCAAGAAAATTTATGACAAACCAGCAGAAAGATTATTTTTTTCACCCGGAAGAATTAATTTAATCGGTGAACACACTGACTACAATGGTGGCAATGTCTTCCCTTGTGCTATCAGTTTGGGAACTTACGCTGCTTATGAAGAACGAATCGACCAAGCGGTTAAACTTTACTCTGACAACATCCCTGAAACTGGTGTTGTGACTTTCTTCCTTGATCGACTCGAATACGACAAGAAACATAACTGGGCTAACTATCCTAAGGGTATGATTTATTTATTAATGAAGGCCGGATACAATATCGATCACGGATTCAATATCTACTTCAAAGGTAATTTACCTGATGGAGCTGGTCTTTCGTCATCCGCTTCCATTGAATTATTGATGGGAAATATTTTGAACGATGTCTTCCACCTAGGTATCGACCAATTGGATCTCGTTAAAATGGGCCAAAAGAATGAAAATGAATATATCGGTGTCAACTCTGGAATCATGGATGAATTTGCTGTCGGTATGGGTAAAAAGGACCAAGCTATCCTGCTTGATACTAATACCATGGAATACCACTACGCTCCAGTTGAACTCGGCGACCACGCGATTGTCATCATGAATACTAACAAACACCGTGCTCTGGCTGATTCTAAATACAACGAACGTCGCAGCCAATGTGAACAAGCACTCGCCCTCTTACAAAAGAAATTGGATATTAAATCACTGGGTGAACTTTCAATCGATGAGTTCGACCGTAATTCTTACTTAATCAATGACGATATTTTGATTCGTCGTGCCCGTCACGCTGTCTTTGAAAATCAAAGGACGCTCAAGGCTATCAAGTACCTCAAGGAAAACAATCTGGTTGAATTTGGCAAACTCGTTAACGCCTCTCATGTTTCACTTCACTATGATTATGAAGTTACTGGTGTCGAACTCGATACGCTAGTTGAAGCAGCTTGGCAACAGCCTGGTGTCCTCGGTGCTCGTATGGTTGGCGCTGGCTTTGGTGGTTGTGCAATTGCCTTTGTTGAAAAGGACCAAATTGATAACTTCAAACAAAATGTCGGTCAGATTTATCAGGATAAAATTGGCTACGCAGCTGACTTTTACATCGCTGAAATATCTGATGGACCTAGTGAAATTAAAATCTCCGAGGTGGAAAAATAA
- a CDS encoding DegV family protein, with translation MKTAVVTDTASYLTPEQIKKYNITVLPITVILGDKQYKETEELTDDKFYDYLANEPELPTTAQVSMGQIQEAYDRLVSEGYDTIISIHLSLGITSFMDNLRMFVKEYDKAKVYPFDSMAASAAEADLVMLAGDLAQKNVDPEEIVKQLSDLRDSTDIYFAVNDLKHLSRTGRLSNHSAIIGSLLDVKPLLTFKDGKIYAIGKERTMRRAYRMIQTEIQKYADAHPDWKLHITVVDSNNRELLDKWVTDFQENFPEARVSKSHLGPAISVHTGEKTMGVVWDKDFLDEN, from the coding sequence ATGAAAACCGCAGTGGTTACTGATACAGCATCTTACTTAACACCTGAACAAATTAAGAAATATAATATTACTGTTTTGCCAATCACCGTAATTTTAGGAGATAAGCAGTATAAAGAAACTGAAGAATTAACAGATGATAAATTTTACGATTATTTAGCCAACGAGCCCGAGTTGCCAACGACAGCTCAAGTTTCAATGGGACAAATCCAAGAAGCCTATGACCGCCTTGTTTCTGAGGGATACGATACGATTATTTCCATCCATTTATCATTGGGAATCACTTCATTTATGGATAACTTGCGTATGTTTGTTAAAGAATACGACAAAGCCAAAGTTTATCCGTTCGACTCAATGGCTGCCAGTGCCGCTGAAGCTGATCTCGTAATGTTGGCTGGCGACTTAGCTCAAAAGAATGTCGATCCCGAAGAAATTGTTAAACAGTTGTCAGATTTACGTGATTCAACTGATATTTATTTTGCGGTCAACGACTTGAAACATCTCAGTCGAACAGGTCGCCTAAGCAATCATTCCGCTATTATTGGAAGTTTGTTAGATGTGAAGCCACTTTTAACTTTTAAAGATGGTAAAATTTATGCGATTGGCAAAGAAAGAACCATGCGCCGCGCTTATCGTATGATTCAAACAGAAATTCAAAAATACGCAGACGCCCATCCCGATTGGAAATTGCACATCACCGTGGTTGATTCAAATAATCGCGAGTTGCTAGACAAATGGGTTACAGACTTCCAAGAAAATTTCCCCGAAGCTCGAGTTTCCAAGAGCCATTTAGGACCAGCAATCAGTGTCCATACAGGTGAAAAGACGATGGGAGTTGTCTGGGATAAGGATTTTTTAGATGAAAACTAG
- a CDS encoding UDP-glucose--hexose-1-phosphate uridylyltransferase, producing the protein MSCVDKFVDQIIASDNDYQELDRTYLYNRICALVGDDNHQTDDDVKTALIETAIKNEKIDGSQTSKEILNDQLMDFVTPLPSKVNDKFWNLYQKSPERATNYFYQLSQTNDYIKTKAIAKNISYTVKTNYGDLEITINLSKPEKDPKAIAAAGKQVQNGYPKCQLCMENEGYLGRLGYPARSNHRIIRFTLGGQTWGFQYSPYAYFSEHAIFLNRIHQPMIINQHTFNNLLEIIRIFPQYFVGSNADLPIVGGSMLSHDHYQGGRHDFPMMKAPIEREIEIPVDNVKAGIVKWPLSTIRLTSSDPEKLVKAATLIHENWMNYTDESVDVRAYTNETRHHTVTPIAYRKGVDYVLDIVLRDNQTSAKYPDGIFHPHQDVQHIKKENIGLIEVMGRAILPARLKDELKEVERYLLKQPNKMTAYHKTWADKLATKYEFTDDNVSEIVAQETGLVFGRVLEDAGVFKWNDQGQAAFDKFIESLE; encoded by the coding sequence ATGTCTTGTGTCGATAAATTTGTCGATCAAATTATTGCGTCCGATAACGATTATCAAGAACTCGACCGCACCTATTTGTACAATCGCATCTGTGCCCTAGTTGGCGACGATAATCATCAAACAGACGATGATGTCAAAACAGCCCTAATTGAAACTGCTATTAAGAATGAAAAAATTGACGGTAGTCAAACATCAAAAGAAATACTCAACGACCAACTGATGGACTTCGTTACGCCATTGCCTTCAAAGGTCAACGATAAATTCTGGAACCTTTATCAAAAGAGTCCTGAAAGAGCTACAAATTACTTCTATCAATTAAGTCAGACTAATGACTATATCAAAACTAAAGCTATCGCTAAAAATATTTCTTACACCGTCAAAACAAATTACGGAGATTTGGAAATTACGATCAATCTTTCTAAACCTGAAAAAGACCCTAAGGCAATCGCTGCAGCTGGTAAACAAGTCCAAAATGGCTATCCTAAATGTCAGCTTTGCATGGAAAATGAGGGTTATCTTGGTCGGTTAGGCTATCCAGCTAGAAGCAATCACCGTATCATTCGCTTTACTCTTGGCGGTCAAACTTGGGGCTTCCAATACTCCCCTTATGCATACTTCAGTGAGCACGCTATTTTTCTCAATCGCATTCACCAACCAATGATTATCAATCAGCATACTTTCAATAATTTACTCGAAATCATCCGTATCTTCCCACAATATTTTGTCGGCAGTAACGCTGATTTACCAATTGTTGGCGGTTCAATGCTCAGTCACGATCACTATCAAGGTGGCCGTCATGACTTCCCAATGATGAAAGCTCCAATCGAACGAGAAATCGAGATTCCGGTTGATAATGTCAAAGCTGGTATCGTGAAGTGGCCCCTATCAACCATTCGTTTAACAAGTAGTGATCCTGAAAAATTGGTCAAAGCCGCAACTTTGATTCATGAAAATTGGATGAATTATACCGACGAATCTGTTGATGTTAGAGCTTATACGAACGAAACTCGTCACCACACAGTCACACCGATTGCCTATCGCAAAGGTGTTGACTACGTCTTAGATATTGTTTTGCGTGACAATCAAACTTCAGCCAAATATCCCGACGGAATTTTCCATCCTCATCAAGATGTACAACATATTAAGAAAGAAAATATCGGTCTAATCGAAGTCATGGGACGCGCTATTTTGCCCGCTCGTTTAAAGGATGAATTAAAAGAAGTCGAAAGATATCTTTTGAAACAACCAAACAAGATGACCGCATATCACAAAACTTGGGCTGATAAGTTAGCAACTAAATATGAATTTACTGATGATAACGTTTCTGAAATTGTCGCTCAAGAGACTGGTTTAGTCTTTGGCAGAGTCCTCGAAGATGCTGGTGTCTTCAAGTGGAACGACCAAGGTCAAGCCGCATTTGATAAATTCATTGAAAGTCTCGAATAA
- a CDS encoding GntR family transcriptional regulator, with the protein MKISLQEQLINQLTSYVQGLEPNAKLLSERQLADKYEVSRNTIRGALFDLETIGLVRRIHGKGTFVNRTNLDSDLSSCYKFGQQMRRLGRVPTTRIISFEKKEVNAYFAENMNLTDGEIIIKVERLRLADGEPMMFERTYLPLKYFPTLSVGMLQNRSMYDVFKDEFQEDIDYADEYFSSGVISECDSKVMGLPDGTPCLLLKRKTYDLQNHLIEFTLSTARSDEFGYHVRHGIDE; encoded by the coding sequence ATGAAAATTAGCCTTCAAGAACAGTTGATCAACCAATTAACCAGCTATGTACAAGGGCTTGAGCCTAATGCCAAATTGTTGTCGGAGCGCCAATTGGCTGATAAATATGAAGTATCCCGAAATACGATTCGGGGAGCTTTGTTTGATTTGGAAACGATTGGTTTGGTGCGCCGGATTCATGGCAAAGGGACTTTTGTTAATCGAACGAATCTCGATAGTGATCTCAGCAGTTGTTATAAATTTGGTCAACAGATGCGACGGCTTGGTCGAGTACCAACTACTCGGATAATTAGTTTTGAAAAAAAGGAAGTTAACGCTTATTTTGCCGAAAATATGAATTTAACGGACGGTGAAATTATTATCAAAGTTGAACGTCTGCGTTTGGCTGATGGTGAACCGATGATGTTTGAGCGGACTTATTTGCCACTGAAATACTTTCCAACTCTGAGTGTGGGGATGTTACAAAATCGGTCGATGTACGATGTTTTTAAGGATGAATTTCAAGAAGATATTGACTATGCCGACGAATATTTTTCCTCCGGAGTTATTAGTGAATGCGATAGTAAAGTGATGGGATTGCCGGATGGAACGCCATGCTTATTATTGAAACGTAAGACGTATGATTTACAGAATCATTTGATTGAATTTACCTTGAGTACAGCCAGAAGTGATGAGTTTGGTTATCACGTCAGGCATGGGATTGATGAATAA
- a CDS encoding VOC family protein, which yields MKTRIMIYVDDVDMSVAFWTDEFGAQVVARQTLNGGYQNVIVGISSEVELSIFPRDYIRIYSPEVAENVPSLMFFSKDFDRLHDELISAGEITEVNGVLTFNFQDPEGNYFVVAKAE from the coding sequence ATGAAAACTAGAATTATGATTTACGTCGATGATGTTGATATGAGTGTTGCCTTTTGGACCGATGAATTTGGTGCTCAAGTAGTGGCCAGACAAACTTTGAACGGTGGCTATCAAAATGTGATAGTTGGTATTTCAAGTGAAGTTGAATTATCAATTTTTCCACGCGATTATATTAGAATTTATTCCCCAGAAGTTGCTGAAAATGTACCTTCATTGATGTTTTTCTCGAAAGATTTCGATAGATTGCATGATGAATTGATCAGTGCTGGCGAGATTACCGAAGTAAACGGTGTTTTGACGTTTAACTTCCAAGATCCTGAAGGCAACTATTTTGTTGTTGCTAAGGCTGAGTAG